The proteins below come from a single Mustela erminea isolate mMusErm1 chromosome 14, mMusErm1.Pri, whole genome shotgun sequence genomic window:
- the LOC116573276 gene encoding LOW QUALITY PROTEIN: zinc finger protein 33B-like (The sequence of the model RefSeq protein was modified relative to this genomic sequence to represent the inferred CDS: inserted 3 bases in 2 codons; deleted 2 bases in 2 codons; substituted 2 bases at 2 genomic stop codons), translating into MMLENYSNLVSVGYCVTKPEVIFRLERGEEPWILEEEFPSQSFPEIWKTDHKKERSHQNQPKHVWEVAFINNKTLTKEQGNVVEKPLNLDXQSLPSRRTLCQWDSHGVNFSCISELFINKKNCLGKKTDEFNACGKLLLSIKREKTHTREKSEFFKNGKMLSHDEDPIHPEKIQMLEQNFDYNIYQETFLEKAIFSMYKREIAEGNDCECNEYGSTFFDNSFLVHRINSSEENHCGFSGCGKSLCIKSTLLKHHGAHMKHYECNQSGNDFGRNLCLSQLQKPHKGEKHFECNECGKAFWEKSHLIXHQRIHTGKKRFQSNECGKTFWEKSNLTKHQSSHTGEKPYVCSECGKAFSHKSALTLHQRTHTGEKPYQCNACGKTFYQKSDLTKHQRTHTGLKAYECYECGNSFCMDSHLTVHQRTHTGEKPFECPDCGKSFCQKSHLRQHPRTHIGDKPYDCNACGKTFYYKSVLXRHQIIHTGLKPYEXFECGKTFCLKSDLTVHQRTHTGEKPFACPECGKFFSHKSTLSQHYRTHTGEKHFECHECGKIFYNKSYLTKHNRTHTGEKPYECNKCGKTFCQKSQLTQHQRIQIGEKPYEFNICGKAFYHKSALIVFQRTHTEEKPYKCNECGESFCVKSGLILHHRKHTGEKPYECNECGKSFSHKSSLTVPHRAHPGERSCQCNECGKIFYRKSDLAKHQRSHTVEKPYECNTCGKTFSQKSNLIVHQRTHTGENLTIEVDVRSVELHFSSHYTRIHTGRSSVDILNVWEPSSTQTGLILLQGRL; encoded by the exons aaatctggAAAACTgatcacaagaaagaaagaagccaccAAAACCAGCCTAAACATGTGTGGGAAGTTGCATTCATCAATAATAAAACACTAACTAAAGAACAAGGTAATGTAGTAGAAAAACCACTTAACTTGGA ACAAAGTCTTCCTTCCAGAAGAACCCTCTGTCAGTGGGACTCACATGGAGTGAATTTCAGCTGTATTTCAGAATTGtttatcaataagaaaaactGTTTAggaaaaaagactgatgaatttAATGCCTGTGGAAAATTGCTACTCAGTATTAAACGTGAGAAAACTCATACTAGAgagaaaagtgaattttttaaaaatgggaaaatgttgaGTCATGATGAGGACCCTATTCATCCTGAGAAGATTCAAATGTTAGAGCAAAATTTTGATTATAATAT TTATCAAGAAACCTTCCTTGAAAAGGCAATATTTAGTATGTACAAGAGAGAGATTGCAGAAGGTAATGATTGTGAGTGTAATGAATATGGGAGCACCTTCTTTGATAACTCCTTCTTAGTCCATCGGATAAATTCCTCAGAGGAAAATCACTGTGGATTTAGTGGTTGTGGAAAATCCTTATGTATAAAGTCTACCCTTTTGAAACATCATGGGGCACATATGAAACACTATGAATGTAATCAAAGTGGGAATGATTTCGGGAGGAATTTATGCCTTTCACAACTTCAGAAACctcataaaggagaaaaacactttgaatgtaatgaatgtgggaaagcgTTTTGGGAGAAATCCCACCTCATTTGACATCAGAGGATACACACAGGAAAGAAACGCTTTCAGAgtaatgaatgtggaaaaactTTTTGGGAGAAGTCAAACCTCACTAAACATCAGAGCtcacacacaggagagaagccctatgtgtgcagtgaatgtgggaaagccttcagccaCAAGTCAGCCCTCACATTACACCAGAGAACACATACAGGTGAGAAACCCTATCAGTGTAATGCATGTGGGAAAACTTTTTATCAGAAGTCAGACCTCACTAAACaccagagaacacacacaggaCTGAAAGCCTATGAATGCTATGAATGCGGGAATTCCTTCTGTATGGATTCACACCTTACAGTACATCAGAGAACTCATACAGGTGAAAAACCCTTTGAATGTCCTGACTGTGGGAAATCTTTCTGTCAGAAGTCACACCTTAGACAACATCCAAGAACTCACATAGGGGATAAACCCTATGATTGTAATGCATGTGGGAAAACATTCTACTACAAGTCAGTTC ACCGGCATCAGATAATTCATACAGGGTTGAAACCTTATGAATGATTtgaatgtgggaaaaccttcTGCTTGAAGTCTGACCTCACAGtacatcagagaactcacacagggGAGAAGCCTTTTGCATGTCCTGAATGTGGGAAATTCTTCAGCCATAAGTCTACCCTCTCTCAACATTATAGGACACATACAGGGGAGAAACACTTTGAATGTCACGAATGTGGGAAAATCTTCTATAATAAATCATACCTAACTAAACATAATAGAacacacacaggggagaagccctatgaatgtaaCAAATGTGGGAAAACCTTCTGTCAGAAGTCTCAGCTCACACAGCACCAGAGAATTCAGATAGGCGAGAAACCTTATGAGTTTAATATATGTGGAAAGGCTTTCTATCATAAGTCCGCCTTAATTGTCTTCCAGAGAACTCATACAGAAGAAAAGCCctataaatgtaatgaatgtggggaATCTTTCTGTGTGAAGTCAGGACTTATTTTACATCACAGAAAACACACAggggagaaaccctatgaatgtaatgaatgtgggaaatccttcAGTCACAAATCATCCCTCACAGTACCTCACAGGGCTCACCCAGGAGAGAGATCTTGTcagtgtaatgaatgtgggaaaattTTTTACCGTAAGTCAGACCTTGCTAAACATCAGAGATCACACACGGTT GAGAAGCCTTATGAATGTAACACATGTGGAAAAACCTTCTCTCAGAAGTCAAACCTCATTGTACatcagagaacacacacaggagaa aatcttaCAATTGAAGTGGATGTTAGGAGTGTCGAGCTGCACTTCAGCAGCCATTACACAAGAATTCACACTGGCAGAAGCTCTGTTGACATCCTGAATGTTTGGGAACCTTCTTCCACACAAACTGGCCTTATTTTACTCCAAGGTAGACTGTGA